Proteins encoded within one genomic window of Hermetia illucens chromosome 2, iHerIll2.2.curated.20191125, whole genome shotgun sequence:
- the LOC119648223 gene encoding 60S ribosomal protein L18 produces MGIDICHKYDRKVRRTEPKSQDVYLRLLVKLYRFLQRRTNKKFNRIVLKRLFMSKTNRPPMSLQRVVRFLKKSGQPEATAVVVGTVTNDIRLLKVPKLTLCALHVTQKARERILAAGGKVLTFDQLALKSPTGKKTLLLQGKRTAREACRHFGKAPGVPHSHTRPYVRSKGRKFERARGRRSSCGYKK; encoded by the exons ATG GGTATTGATATTTGTCATAAATACGATCGTAAGGTCCGTCGTACGGAACCAAAATCTCAAGATGTTTACTTGAGGCTTCTTGTCAAG CTGTACCGCTTCTTGCAAAGGCGTACAAACAAGAAATTCAACCGAATTGTGTTGAAACGTCTGTTTATGAGCAAGACCAACAGACCGCCAATGTCACTGCAACGGGTGGTTCGTTTTCTGAAGAAGAGCGGTCAACCAGAAGCCACCGCCGTCGTCGTTGGAACTGTTACAAACGATATTCGTCTTCTGAAAGTTCCAAAGTTGACTTTGTGCGCGCTCCACGTTACACAGAAGGCTCGCGAGCGTATCCTTGCTGCAGGCGGTAAAGTGCTGACTTTCGATCAACTCGCCCTGAAGTCGCCAACAGGCAAGAAGACCCTCTTGTTGCAGGGCAAACGGACGGCCCGCGAAGCCTGCAGGCACTTCGGCAAGGCTCCTGGTGTTCCTCACTCGCACACTCGTCCATACGTCCGGTCGAAGGGACGTAAATTCGAACGGGCTCGTGGCCGTAGGAGTAGCTGCGGTTACAAGAAGTAG
- the LOC119650043 gene encoding ras-related protein Rab-43, which yields MASRNPQTLMAVPAEEQFDFLFKIVLIGDCGTGKTCIVQRFKTGNYIERHGNTIGVDFSMKTITVDGKQVKLQIWDTAGQERFRTITQSYYRSANGVIIVYDITKRSSFVNLQKWIEEVRRYTASNVILILIGNKCDMEEEREVEFSEAEAMCEFIPEILFVMETSAKENTNIEDAFICLAAELKRRHDCIPADDGSENITLGQGKPLKNCSSSCNLT from the exons ATGGCATCGAGGAATCCGCAAACGTTAATGGCAGTCCCAGCCGAGGAACAATTCGATTTCCTCTTCAAAATTGTTCTGATCGGAGACTGTGGAACGGGAAAGACCTGCATCGTGCAGCGCTTCAAAACTGGAAACTACATCGAACGACACGGAAACACAATTGGGGTTGACTTCTCCATGAAGACGATTACGGTGGACGGGAAACAGGTGAAGTTGCAAATATGGGATACGGCAGGTCAGGAACGGTTCCGGACAATCACGCAGAGCTACTACAGGTCCGCGAATGGAGTTATTATTG TTTACGACATCACGAAACGCTCATCATTTGTGAACCTTCAGAAGTGGATCGAGGAGGTTCGACGCTACACTGCCTCCAACGTCATACTTATCCTAATCGGTAATAAATGTGATATGGAAGAGGAGCGCGAGGTGGAGTTCTCGGAGGCCGAAGCCATGTGCGAATTTATACCCGAAATTTTATTTGTAATGGAAACTTCGGCCAAGGAGAATACAAATATCGAGGACGCTTTTATTTGTTTAGCTGCTGAATTGAAG AGGCGGCACGATTGTATACCTGCGGACGATGGCAGCGAAAATATCACTCTGGGGCAAGGCAAGCcattaaaaaattgtagttCTTCGTGTAACTTAACTTGA